A region of Thermococcus argininiproducens DNA encodes the following proteins:
- a CDS encoding inositol-3-phosphate synthase, with product MVRVVILGQGYVGSIFALGVERIKNGELGYYGIPLENDLPIKIEDIEIVGSYDVDKDKIRKSLYEIIGNYWDGHVPKNLKNIVVRKGIHLNSLRNLPFEVEGLEDEMSLKEAVETLVNEWKKLEVDVIVNVCTTEAFVPFKNKGDLIAAIENDDRERLTATQVYAYAAALYAKETNGAAFVNAIPTLIANDPAFVELARESNLVIFGDDGATGATPFTADILTHLAQRNRYVKDIAQFNIGGNTDFLALTDKERNKSKEFTKSSIVKELLGYDAPHYIKPTGFLEPLGDRKFIAMHIEYVSFNGAVDELIINGRINDSPALAGLLVDLVRLGKIAIERKEFGTIYEVNAFYMKNPGPQEKGNIPRIIAHEKMRTWAGLKPKWL from the coding sequence ATGGTGCGTGTGGTGATACTGGGTCAAGGATATGTGGGGAGTATTTTTGCTCTCGGGGTAGAGAGAATAAAAAACGGCGAATTAGGATATTATGGTATCCCTTTGGAAAATGATCTCCCCATAAAAATCGAAGATATTGAAATAGTTGGTAGTTACGATGTGGATAAAGACAAAATTAGAAAATCTCTCTATGAGATAATTGGAAACTATTGGGATGGCCACGTGCCCAAGAACCTAAAAAACATTGTTGTGAGAAAAGGAATTCACTTAAACAGCTTAAGAAATCTACCTTTTGAAGTTGAAGGACTAGAGGATGAGATGTCTCTTAAAGAAGCCGTTGAGACTCTTGTTAATGAATGGAAAAAGCTAGAGGTCGATGTAATAGTAAACGTCTGTACAACAGAAGCATTTGTTCCATTTAAGAACAAGGGAGACCTCATTGCAGCAATTGAAAATGATGATAGAGAGAGGCTAACTGCCACCCAAGTATATGCATATGCTGCAGCTCTTTACGCAAAAGAAACCAATGGTGCGGCTTTTGTAAATGCAATTCCAACCTTAATAGCAAACGACCCTGCTTTTGTAGAACTCGCTAGAGAGAGTAATTTGGTAATATTCGGAGATGATGGAGCAACAGGTGCCACTCCATTTACTGCAGATATTCTGACCCATTTGGCCCAGAGAAACAGATACGTTAAAGATATTGCTCAATTTAATATTGGAGGAAATACAGACTTTCTAGCCCTAACAGACAAAGAGAGAAACAAAAGTAAGGAATTCACAAAGTCTAGCATTGTTAAAGAGCTCCTTGGATATGATGCTCCCCACTACATTAAGCCCACAGGATTTCTGGAACCCTTAGGAGATAGGAAGTTCATTGCAATGCACATTGAATATGTAAGCTTTAATGGAGCAGTTGACGAGCTTATAATAAATGGAAGGATCAACGACAGCCCAGCCTTAGCAGGTCTTCTAGTGGATTTGGTAAGGTTAGGCAAAATTGCCATCGAAAGAAAAGAATTCGGAACAATTTACGAAGTAAACGCTTTTTATATGAAAAACCCTGGACCACAGGAAAAAGGCAACATACCAAGGATCATCGCCCATGAAAAAATGAGAACATGGGCAGGATTAAAACCAAAGTGGCTTTAG
- a CDS encoding carbohydrate ABC transporter permease, translating to MRDVETRPKRYEWLIIAVIIFASLPLILGFALLVLSSFSKDMITNLSLESFRPTIENWVNVFQGKLAITGGIRQNILKITFNTLVVALGVSGIVTLISTLAGYSLSRMKFRGRKAMMLLLLVLHAFPGVALIVGVYLFYRLTFPQDPSLVRIYSFFYVVLARAALEIPMSVWLMKGFFDTIPWEFEWSGIIDGASRIKVWWKIMLPLIKPGILAVALFGFLAGWQDLIYVRTFLIDQTLATFIEANIEAEYSHMPLIAAAGTLYLLPTIIFFLTAQQLLLQGYSGGIKG from the coding sequence ATGAGGGATGTGGAAACTAGGCCCAAGAGATATGAATGGCTGATAATAGCAGTCATCATCTTTGCAAGTCTCCCTCTTATATTAGGATTTGCTCTGCTGGTTCTATCGAGCTTTAGCAAGGATATGATAACTAATCTAAGTCTAGAGTCTTTTCGGCCTACTATTGAAAATTGGGTAAATGTCTTTCAAGGGAAATTGGCCATAACAGGAGGTATACGTCAGAATATATTAAAAATAACATTTAATACTCTAGTAGTTGCTCTTGGAGTTTCTGGTATAGTTACCTTGATTAGTACACTTGCTGGTTATTCCCTCTCGAGAATGAAATTTAGAGGGAGAAAAGCAATGATGCTTCTTCTTCTTGTACTTCATGCTTTTCCAGGAGTTGCATTGATTGTAGGAGTTTATCTTTTCTATCGTCTGACTTTTCCTCAAGATCCGTCTCTGGTTCGAATTTATTCATTTTTCTATGTAGTACTTGCAAGAGCAGCTCTAGAAATTCCAATGTCTGTATGGTTAATGAAAGGTTTCTTCGATACAATTCCCTGGGAGTTTGAATGGTCTGGAATAATAGATGGGGCCTCTAGGATCAAAGTGTGGTGGAAGATAATGCTACCCTTAATAAAACCAGGTATATTGGCGGTAGCTTTGTTTGGATTTTTAGCTGGTTGGCAAGATTTGATCTATGTAAGAACATTTTTAATAGACCAAACTCTTGCAACGTTTATTGAGGCCAACATTGAGGCAGAGTACTCACACATGCCTCTCATAGCAGCCGCTGGAACGCTATATCTTTTACCTACTATAATCTTTTTCCTAACGGCCCAACAATTGCTCCTCCAAGGTTATTCAGGAGGAATCAAAGGGTGA
- a CDS encoding ABC transporter substrate-binding protein — MASGCIGGQETSETKITTVELSGDFLKDAVAIGKVLEENGINEVKFSAWGSGDPNSVMRVHGIVEAARRINKIWEENGVNVKIIITDKHYAAAFQDAYQEYLSKQPLGQAGDFFVNSYAFLPTLADEGYILDITEYANAYKSVIEDFYPSLIEASKFDGKLYGLPQDTEARPLYIRRDVAAKIGFNLEGIEEKVKNGEFTWSDVYQWAKKAKGNGVAEWGLIHRKGSAHPDLIQFIFAFGGKLYNEESKKLVVDVPAIYKWFYVEWKFAQDGLLPEDIMSWDWAKQIHPTIVEGRTLFDIGGTWYWTEWQTKDYYGKEGTPRPIKPDEVQKWFAYTLFPAGEKGLQPVTLSQPFVWMINSKAGQQNPKYEELEEIYHELAFLMIIKASDPDINAIHSVISAHLPVRKAAAKLISDEKWLNDLKSLNLDLDQEVKDNLKDIVATTVHPINAKFLADVSYMLEYTKFAPAHPKYPALADIFKEALDKVLRGEMTPEEGVDYIIQKVNADPELAENVEVIGEIPKDWQFP; from the coding sequence ATGGCAAGTGGGTGCATTGGTGGCCAAGAGACTTCTGAGACAAAAATAACTACTGTTGAGTTGAGTGGAGACTTTCTCAAAGATGCAGTAGCTATAGGAAAGGTTCTTGAAGAAAACGGAATAAACGAAGTTAAGTTTTCTGCATGGGGCTCTGGAGACCCCAATAGTGTCATGAGAGTTCACGGGATTGTTGAAGCAGCTAGAAGGATAAACAAAATCTGGGAAGAGAATGGTGTTAATGTAAAGATAATAATAACCGACAAACATTATGCCGCAGCTTTTCAAGATGCTTATCAAGAGTATCTTAGCAAGCAACCTCTTGGTCAGGCTGGAGACTTCTTTGTAAATTCCTACGCATTCTTACCAACCCTAGCAGATGAAGGCTACATTCTTGATATAACAGAATACGCCAACGCATACAAGAGTGTAATAGAAGACTTCTACCCATCCCTTATCGAGGCTTCTAAGTTTGATGGAAAGCTATATGGGTTGCCTCAAGATACAGAGGCAAGACCTCTTTACATAAGGAGAGACGTAGCTGCAAAGATTGGTTTCAATTTAGAGGGAATTGAAGAGAAGGTTAAAAATGGAGAATTCACATGGAGCGACGTTTATCAGTGGGCAAAGAAAGCAAAAGGAAATGGAGTGGCAGAATGGGGTCTTATACACAGAAAAGGCTCTGCTCATCCAGACTTAATTCAATTCATCTTCGCCTTTGGTGGAAAGCTCTACAATGAAGAGTCTAAGAAGCTTGTTGTTGATGTTCCTGCAATTTACAAATGGTTTTATGTTGAGTGGAAATTTGCTCAGGATGGTCTTCTTCCAGAGGATATAATGAGTTGGGACTGGGCGAAACAGATCCATCCTACGATTGTTGAAGGGAGGACACTCTTTGACATTGGTGGAACATGGTATTGGACAGAGTGGCAAACGAAGGATTACTATGGAAAAGAAGGGACTCCAAGACCTATAAAGCCCGACGAAGTCCAGAAATGGTTTGCTTATACATTATTCCCTGCTGGTGAAAAAGGACTACAACCAGTGACTCTGAGCCAACCCTTTGTATGGATGATAAACTCCAAAGCAGGTCAACAAAATCCAAAATATGAAGAACTGGAGGAAATATATCATGAGCTTGCTTTCTTAATGATAATAAAGGCAAGTGACCCGGATATAAATGCAATACACAGTGTAATAAGTGCTCATTTGCCTGTTAGAAAAGCTGCTGCGAAGCTTATTAGCGATGAAAAGTGGCTTAACGACTTAAAGAGTCTTAATCTAGACTTGGATCAAGAAGTGAAAGATAATCTGAAAGATATAGTTGCAACTACAGTGCATCCAATAAATGCCAAGTTCCTTGCTGACGTGAGCTATATGCTAGAATATACAAAGTTCGCTCCAGCTCATCCAAAATATCCTGCATTGGCCGATATATTCAAAGAGGCTTTAGATAAGGTACTAAGAGGAGAAATGACTCCAGAAGAAGGTGTTGATTATATAATCCAGAAAGTAAATGCAGACCCAGAGCTTGCCGAGAACGTAGAGGTTATTGGAGAAATTCCAAAAGACTGGCAATTCCCATGA
- a CDS encoding alanyl-tRNA editing protein: MTVKLFYADPYLKEAVAKIEGIEVNGDNIRLKLDRTIFYPEGGGQPGDIGIIKGEGFRIDVRKVEGKEEIWHEGRIKGRLPQIGENVELELDWEWRYENMRQHTGQHILSAVLKKMYNSDTTGFQIFPDYNKIEINFDEELTWEHLLAAELEANEVVWSNVPVEVSEYDELPEEIRSSLRKALPKEVTGKIRIIKIDEVDLIPCGGTHVRNTGEVGFIKIVNFYKKARNIWRIEFVCGYRALIYLDKLLEDYWKSLSEMLNKNRPLFNRILEVKRELETLEEEKDKLRRETWKWKSKALLQSAENINGIRVVSIVEDASMKDAQAFVVYFVDKNPDTVALIVGRNYLIFAKNKEVKDIAMNELLKEVLNEVGGSGGGSEVLARGGGFREAPEEVLRIARALLKEKIKKS; this comes from the coding sequence GTGACAGTTAAGTTATTTTATGCTGATCCATATTTAAAAGAAGCTGTGGCAAAGATAGAGGGAATTGAAGTTAATGGAGATAATATTAGACTAAAATTGGATAGGACTATCTTCTATCCTGAGGGAGGAGGCCAGCCGGGTGATATTGGAATTATAAAAGGAGAAGGATTCAGAATTGATGTGAGAAAGGTAGAAGGAAAGGAGGAAATTTGGCATGAAGGTAGGATCAAGGGCAGGCTCCCCCAAATTGGGGAAAATGTAGAGCTTGAACTTGATTGGGAGTGGAGATATGAAAACATGAGACAGCATACCGGCCAACATATTCTTTCTGCTGTTTTAAAGAAGATGTACAATAGTGATACAACAGGGTTTCAAATCTTTCCCGATTATAATAAGATAGAAATAAACTTTGATGAGGAGTTGACATGGGAGCACCTTCTTGCTGCTGAGTTAGAGGCAAATGAAGTTGTTTGGAGTAATGTTCCTGTGGAGGTTAGCGAGTACGACGAACTCCCTGAAGAAATTAGGAGTTCTCTTAGAAAGGCCCTTCCAAAAGAGGTAACAGGGAAAATTAGAATTATAAAAATAGATGAAGTGGATTTAATTCCCTGTGGTGGTACACACGTAAGAAACACCGGAGAAGTTGGTTTTATAAAAATAGTTAACTTTTATAAAAAAGCCAGAAACATATGGCGTATAGAGTTTGTTTGTGGTTATAGGGCCTTAATATATCTGGACAAGCTATTAGAGGACTATTGGAAAAGCCTAAGTGAAATGTTAAATAAAAACAGGCCTCTTTTTAATAGAATACTTGAAGTTAAAAGAGAGCTTGAGACTCTTGAAGAAGAAAAAGACAAGTTGAGGAGAGAGACGTGGAAATGGAAGAGCAAGGCACTTCTACAGAGTGCTGAGAATATCAATGGGATAAGAGTTGTCTCCATTGTAGAAGATGCATCTATGAAGGACGCCCAAGCGTTTGTAGTTTATTTTGTAGATAAAAATCCTGATACAGTAGCATTAATAGTGGGGAGAAATTACTTGATTTTTGCAAAAAATAAGGAGGTTAAAGACATTGCAATGAATGAACTCCTTAAAGAAGTCCTCAATGAAGTCGGTGGTAGTGGAGGAGGGAGTGAGGTTTTAGCCAGAGGAGGAGGGTTTAGAGAGGCTCCAGAGGAGGTCCTTAGAATAGCAAGGGCCCTCCTAAAAGAAAAAATCAAAAAGAGCTAA
- a CDS encoding carbohydrate ABC transporter permease: MKGEKLRSLSFFLSPMIAMVGIFYLIPLVFTVYISFTKMRNWNTEKYLSEIVGLYNYQRLFHMFQHDPMIRAILLTTVVFVGITLLINVFGGLLLALGTFFINESSASSIRLLWLLPRMSPIAVYSLVWYYFFHGSDIGTLNSILLKLGVVSEPIPWGQITPWGVWSIIIFVNGLVGVSFGMIVFTSALNQIPRELVIAARVDGASAWQISRKILIPMLKWHFLYVLTWQFLSLLTTYPHLFLLVEWDLVNRDYGTTLALYVFNTAFGRGEQDQGLAAAAAVLLSIIGIMGGYVTLKVLQFERMIHEPRGDVE, encoded by the coding sequence ATGAAGGGAGAAAAGCTTCGAAGTCTTTCCTTTTTTCTTTCTCCGATGATAGCAATGGTGGGCATATTCTATTTAATCCCCCTTGTATTCACTGTTTATATAAGCTTCACGAAAATGAGGAACTGGAATACGGAGAAGTATTTGAGTGAGATTGTTGGTCTTTATAACTATCAAAGGCTCTTTCACATGTTTCAGCATGATCCTATGATTAGGGCGATTCTTCTAACTACTGTTGTTTTCGTGGGGATAACGCTCCTCATAAATGTTTTTGGAGGACTTCTTTTAGCATTAGGAACGTTCTTTATAAATGAGAGTTCTGCTTCAAGTATTAGGCTTCTCTGGCTACTTCCCAGGATGTCCCCAATAGCTGTTTATAGTTTAGTGTGGTACTACTTCTTCCATGGGAGTGATATCGGGACATTGAATTCTATTTTGCTTAAGTTGGGTGTTGTCTCTGAGCCAATTCCCTGGGGTCAAATAACTCCTTGGGGAGTGTGGAGCATTATTATCTTTGTTAATGGGCTTGTAGGGGTTAGTTTTGGCATGATAGTCTTTACGTCCGCGTTAAATCAGATACCTAGAGAACTCGTGATAGCGGCTAGGGTAGATGGGGCTTCTGCATGGCAGATTTCAAGGAAAATTTTAATCCCCATGCTAAAATGGCACTTTCTTTACGTCCTTACCTGGCAGTTCCTTAGCTTACTCACTACTTATCCTCACCTTTTCCTGCTAGTTGAATGGGATTTAGTGAATAGGGATTATGGAACAACACTTGCTTTGTATGTCTTTAACACTGCTTTTGGACGTGGAGAACAAGACCAGGGTTTGGCAGCAGCGGCAGCAGTTTTATTATCCATAATTGGCATCATGGGCGGTTATGTTACTCTAAAAGTACTCCAATTTGAAAGGATGATTCATGAGCCGAGGGGTGATGTAGAATGA
- a CDS encoding V-type ATP synthase subunit D, protein MAGILKVKPTRMELLRLKRRIKLAEKGHKILKEKQDALIMEFFTIYDEAIALRRELNQKIAEAFEQLRLAEIDMGIVRLSETALSVKPNREINIKRRNIMGVPVPLIEAEGFRRDPYERGYAFVSTSPKVDVAAEKFEEVLELAIRLAEIEETLKRLAKEIEKTKRRVNALEYIIIPRMKDTVKYISQHLDEMERENFFRLKRVKALLEAKAQG, encoded by the coding sequence ATGGCAGGAATACTAAAAGTGAAGCCAACCAGAATGGAATTGCTTAGATTAAAGAGGAGAATAAAACTTGCAGAAAAGGGTCACAAAATCCTTAAAGAGAAGCAGGATGCTCTTATAATGGAGTTCTTTACTATCTACGATGAAGCAATAGCTTTGAGGAGAGAACTTAATCAAAAAATAGCGGAGGCTTTTGAGCAACTTAGGTTGGCTGAAATTGATATGGGAATAGTGAGATTAAGTGAAACGGCTCTAAGTGTTAAACCTAATAGAGAGATAAATATAAAGAGAAGGAATATCATGGGAGTCCCGGTGCCTCTTATTGAAGCAGAAGGATTTAGAAGGGATCCTTATGAAAGAGGGTATGCATTTGTTTCAACTTCTCCTAAAGTAGATGTTGCCGCAGAGAAATTTGAAGAGGTTTTGGAATTGGCCATACGCCTTGCAGAAATTGAAGAAACATTAAAGAGACTTGCAAAAGAGATAGAGAAGACTAAAAGAAGAGTGAATGCTTTGGAGTATATCATCATACCGAGAATGAAAGATACTGTGAAATACATCAGCCAGCACTTGGACGAAATGGAAAGGGAAAACTTCTTCAGATTGAAGAGAGTTAAGGCTCTTCTTGAAGCTAAAGCTCAAGGTTAG